The following proteins are encoded in a genomic region of Paraburkholderia sp. BL23I1N1:
- a CDS encoding cobalamin-binding protein produces the protein MIRLSRFTIVAALCASVLHAHASITVTDDTGATVTLPAPAQRVISLAPHATELLYAAGGGAKLVGAVSYSDYPPEAKELPRVGDNKALDLERIVALKPDLIVVWRHGNAQRQLDRLREMHVPLFFSEPHHLDDIAVSLTKLGQLLGTSPSADAAAVAYRQDIARLRAQYTSRPTVSVFYQVWDQPLMTLNGDHMVSDVIALCGGRNVFAKLEPLVPTVSTEAVLAANPEAIFTAAPGATHPDTPLPQLDTWRAWPSLKAVANNNLFAIDGDLINRPAPRIAQGAKQMCEDLDLARSRRKSGAQ, from the coding sequence ATGATTCGACTCTCGCGCTTCACCATCGTCGCGGCATTGTGCGCGAGCGTACTGCACGCGCACGCCTCCATTACCGTCACCGACGACACCGGCGCAACCGTCACTCTGCCCGCGCCCGCACAGCGCGTCATCAGTCTTGCGCCGCATGCCACCGAACTGCTGTATGCCGCGGGCGGTGGCGCGAAACTGGTCGGCGCCGTGTCCTACAGCGACTATCCGCCAGAAGCGAAGGAACTGCCGCGCGTTGGCGACAACAAGGCGCTCGACCTCGAACGGATCGTCGCATTGAAGCCCGATCTGATCGTCGTCTGGCGGCATGGCAATGCGCAGCGGCAACTCGATCGCCTGCGCGAAATGCATGTGCCGTTATTCTTCAGCGAGCCGCATCATCTCGACGACATTGCCGTGTCGCTGACGAAGCTCGGGCAATTGCTCGGCACTTCGCCGAGCGCCGACGCAGCGGCGGTGGCATACCGTCAGGACATCGCACGATTGCGCGCGCAATACACGAGCCGGCCGACTGTCAGTGTGTTCTATCAGGTGTGGGATCAACCGTTGATGACGCTCAACGGCGACCATATGGTCAGCGACGTAATTGCGTTATGCGGCGGACGCAATGTGTTTGCGAAACTCGAACCGCTGGTGCCGACCGTCTCCACCGAAGCGGTGCTCGCCGCGAATCCGGAAGCGATCTTCACCGCCGCACCTGGCGCGACGCATCCGGATACGCCCCTGCCGCAACTCGATACATGGCGTGCGTGGCCGAGCCTGAAGGCGGTGGCGAACAACAATCTATTTGCGATCGACGGCGATCTGATCAACCGGCCGGCGCCGCGTATTGCGCAAGGGGCGAAGCAGATGTGCGAAGACCTGGATCTCGCGCGCTCGCGAAGGAAAAGCGGCGCGCAGTGA